The Impatiens glandulifera chromosome 3, dImpGla2.1, whole genome shotgun sequence genome contains a region encoding:
- the LOC124930805 gene encoding alanine aminotransferase 2-like, with the protein MRRFVAEKSKQHCNIFFNKKTSSFISPSPFYQSSIRHLTSASSPDSMAEPSPSHVTIQTINPKVLKCEYAVRGEIVTLAQRLQEDLKLNPGSHPFDEILYCNIGNPQSLGQHPINFFREVLSLCDHPAILDKSETQGLFSADAIERAWKILDQIPGRATGAYSHSQGIKGLRDTIASGIEERDGFPADPNDIFLTDGASPAVHMMMQLLIRSESDGILCPIPQYPLYSASIALHGGTLVPYYLDEAAGWGMEVSELKKQLEDAKAKGVTVRSLVVINPGNPTGQVLAEENQREIVEFCKNEGLVLLADEVYQENVYVPEKKFHSFKKIARSMGYGEKDVSLISFQSVSKGYYGECGKRGGYMEVTGFSTEIREQLYKLASVNLCSNISGQILASLVMSPPKVGDESYESYSSERDGILQSLARRAKTLEDAFNSLEGVSCNKTEGAMYLFPRIDLPQKAIEAAEAANTAPDAFYCRRLLNATGIVVVPGSGFGQVPGTWHFRSTILPQEDKIPAIVTRVSDFHKKFMDEFRD; encoded by the exons ATGCGGAGATTCGTTGCCGAAAAGTCCAAACAGCACTGtaatatcttcttcaacaaGAAGACATCAAGTTTCATCTCTCCTTCACCATTCTATCAATCTTCGATTCGACATCTAACATCAGCTTCTTCTCCTGATTCAATGGCCGAACCTTCTCCTTCGCATGTTACTATTCAGACAATCAATCCTAAG gttTTGAAATGTGAATATGCTGTCCGTGGAGAGATTGTCACGTTAGCTCAG CGATTACAAGAGGACCTGAAGTTAAATCCAGGCTCACATCCTTTTGATGAG ATATTGTACTGCAACATTGGAAACCCCCAGTCCCTTGGTCAGCATCCAATTAACTTTTTTCGGGAG GTTCTTTCACTGTGTGACCATCCTGCCATTTTGGACAAAAGTGAAACGCAGGGTTTGTTCAG TGCAGATGCGATAGAACGTGCCTGGAAGATTTTGGATCAAATTCCTGGAAGAGCAACTGGTGCATATAGTCATAGTCAA GGCATCAAGGGATTACGCGATACAATAGCATCTGGTATTGAGGAACGAGATGGGTTTCCTGCTGATCCTAATGATATTTTCTTAACAGATGGTGCTAGCCCTGCG GTCCATATGATGATGCAGTTACTGATACGCTCCGAGTCTGATGGAATCCTGTGCCCTATTCCTCAGTATCCCCTGTACTCTGCTTCCATTGCTCTTCACGGTGGCACACTT GTTCCATACTACCTTGATGAAGCAGCAGGATGGGGTATGGAGGTATCTGAACTCAAGAAACAACTCGAAGATGCCAAGGCTAAGGGTGTTACAGTAAGGTCCTTGGTTGTAATCAATCCAGGCAATCCAACAGGCCAG GTTCTTGCTGAGGAAAATCAGCGTGAGATTGTGGAGTTTTGCAAGAATGAAGGCCTTGTGCTCCTAGCGGACGAA GTATATCAAGAAAATGTTTATGTTCCGGAGAAAAAGTTTCATTCTTTTAAGAAAATTGCTCGATCCATGGGATATGGAGAAAAAGATGTCTCTCTAATATCGTTTCAGTCGGTCTCGAAAG GATACTATGGGGAATGTGGGAAAAGAGGTGGTTACATGGAGGTTACTGGGTTCAGTACCGAGATAAGAGAACAGCTTTATAAACTGGCTTCTGTTAATCTCTGTTCAAATATATCTGGTCAAATACTTGCAAGCCTGGTCATGAGTCCACCCAAGGTAGGAGACGAGTCTTACGAATCGTACAGTTCTGAGAGAGATGGGATTCTTCAATCGTTGGCAAGGCGTGCCAAGACATTAGAAGATGCATTTAACAGTTTAGAGGGAGTAAGTTGCAACAAGACAGAAGGAGCCATGTATCTGTTTCCACGTATTGATCTTCCTCAGAAAGCAATAGAGGCTGCAGAAGCAGCAAACACTGCTCCAGATGCTTTTTATTGTCGCAGGCTTCTTAATGCAACTGGGATCGTCGTTGTTCCCGGTTCTGGCTTTGGACAG GTTCCTGGAACATGGCATTTTAGATCAACGATTCTTCCACAAGAGGATAAGATTCCAGCCATAGTAACGCGTGTTAGCGATTTCCACAAAAAGTTTATGGACGAGTTTCGTGATTGA
- the LOC124930745 gene encoding uncharacterized protein LOC124930745, protein MATAITVLLQPFFSTPPCFSVKNLVNNNYTTQMSMYHHHHHHHSTKNKNKNKNNNNNNKNKKAFSIEIRSSSICSRTRKNKIFEDQPKGIICFRDELTGEITCEGYDEGPRSPNNYHQRDAAEIIDLLLIHKTWNQLVINGMGGDQTQTAFPNHHAFTYWDN, encoded by the exons atggcTACAGCAATAACAGTACTACTACAACCCTTCTTCTCCACTCCACCATGTTTTTCTGTCAAAAACcttgttaataataattacactaCTCAAATGTCCatgtatcatcatcatcatcatcatcattcaactaagaacaagaacaagaacaagaacaataaCAACAATAACAAGAACAAGAAGGCATTCTCTATTGAGATCAGATCTTCCTCTATATGCAGCAGAACCAGGAAGAATAAG ATTTTCGAGGATCAACCCAAAGGTATTATCTGTTTCAGAGATGAATTAACAGGAGAAATCACTTGTGAAGGCTACGACGAGGGTCCTCGTTCCCCAAATAATTATCATCAAag AGATGCAGCAGAGATCATTGATCTTCTCCTTATTCACAAGACCTGGAACCAACTTGTTATTAATGGAATGGGAGGAGACCAAACTCAAACTGCCTTTCCTAATCATCATGCTTTCACTTATTGGGATAATTAA
- the LOC124932287 gene encoding ubiquitin-conjugating enzyme E2 34-like: protein MAEKACVKRLQKEYRSLCKEPVSHVTARPSPTDILEWHYVLEGSEGTPFSGGYYYGKIKFPPDYPYKPPGITMITPNGRFMTQKKICLSMSDFHPESWNPMWSVSSILTGLLSFMMDTSPTTGSVTTTDIEKQRLAKSSLAFNCKNPTFRKIFPEYMEKHEKLSNQSTNNDDELSPRLPNKENSQNPSLLEKRARNQEEKQGRNEEEDEEGVNNNKNPRRRQQEERRKKQSVPTWVLVLLFSVFGIVMALPLLQL from the exons ATGGCAGAGAAAGCTTGTGTAAAACGGCTTCAGAAGGAATACAGATCCCTTTGTAAA GAACCTGTTTCACATGTCACAGCTCGTCCTTCACCTACTGATATTCTTGAGTGGC ATTATGTGCTAGAGGGAAGTGAGGGAACCCCCTTTTCAG GTGGATATTATTATGGAAAAATCAAGTTTCCTCCGGATTATCCTTATAAACCTCCTGGAATAAC TATGATCACTCCAAATGGAAGATTTATGACGCAAAAAAAGATATGCCTGTCTATGAGCGATT TTCATCCTGAAAGCTGGAATCCAATGTGGTCTGTTTCGAG CATACTCACGGGGCTTCTGTCCTTCATG ATGGACACCAGTCCCACCACTGGGAGTGTGACGACTACTGATATTGAGAAGCAACGGCTTGCAAAGTCTTCACTTGCTTTCAATTGTAAAAA CCCAACATTCAGGAAGATATTCCCAGAATACATGGAGAAGCATGAGAAGCTATCAAATCAATCTACTAATAATGATGATGAATTATCACCACGGCTTCCCAATAAAGAAAATAGCCAAAATCCAAGCTTGTTGGAGAAACGTGCACGAAATCAAGAGGAGAAGCAGGGGAggaacgaagaagaagatgaagaaggtgTGAACAACAACAAGAACCCTAGAAGACGACAACAAGAAGAACGAAGGAAAAAACAGTCTGTACCTACATGGGTGTTGGTTTTGCTATTTTCTGTGTTTGGGATTGTGATGGCACTTCCTTTGCTTCAACTATGA
- the LOC124931911 gene encoding RING-H2 finger protein ATL60-like, whose amino-acid sequence MGDPSQNSSIIGLTGKMLMAGVILLFFVAGFVLFLQLYAKWFWYRPEEEEQQQHSGNRTVTRRRRRLDFSPGHNESAVVFPRQQRSLDQSVLKSLPVVDYESKDFKEGLECAVCLSDLADGEKLRLLPKCNHGFHLECIDMWFQSHSTCPLCRSAVSSSTNIVNESISLESILGLQIGDIIPDDGPNFPTNVLFCGDETRIITFGLSVVEDISYSHSQPPSSSSSSSSSSPAAATMVVIDIPSASARQGNDDEGLKSPLTTRLRSLKRLLSRDKDRRLNPSSSGGSVEEEQGSRDQI is encoded by the coding sequence ATGGGAGACCCATCTCAAAATTCATCCATAATTGGTCTCACCGGAAAGATGCTAATGGCCGGTGTAATCCTCCTCTTCTTCGTCGCCGGTTTCGTCTTATTCCTCCAACTCTACGCCAAATGGTTCTGGTACCGcccagaagaagaagaacaacaacaacatagCGGAAACAGAACCGTCACACGAAGGAGACGGCGTCTGGACTTTTCCCCCGGACATAATGAATCGGCGGTCGTTTTCCCTAGACAGCAACGTTCATTAGATCAATCTGTTCTCAAATCGCTTCCTGTTGTAGATTACGAATCGAAGGATTTCAAGGAAGGATTAGAATGTGCGGTTTGTTTATCAGATTTAGCTGACGGTGAGAAACTCAGATTGTTACCTAAATGTAATCATGGGTTTCATTTAGAATGTATTGATATGTGGTTTCAATCACATTCAACTTGCCCTCTTTGCCGTAGCGCTGTTTCTTCATCAACAAATATTGTTAATGAATCGATCTCTTTAGAGAGTATTTTGGGGTTACAAATTGGTGATATCATTCCAGATGATGGTCCGAATTTTCCAACGAATGTATTGTTTTGTGGGGATGAAACTCGAATCATTACTTTTGGGTTATCTGTTGTGGAGGATATAAGTTATTCTCATTCCCAACCTCCGTCGTCGTCGTCTTCATCGTCGTCTTCGTCTCCGGCGGCGGCGACAATGGTTGTGATTGATATTCCGTCGGCGTCGGCGAGACAGGGGAATGACGATGAAGGGTTGAAATCTCCATTGACGACGCGACTGAGATCTTTGAAGAGGCTATTGAGTAGGGATAAGGATCGAAGGTTGAATCCGAGTAGCTCCGGTGGTAGTGTTGAAGAAGAACAAGGAAGCAGGGACCAAATCTGA